From Flavipsychrobacter sp., a single genomic window includes:
- a CDS encoding DUF2958 domain-containing protein, producing the protein MLVVTDKERGMELFTPDQYEQLIFNGKSGQAHLDVIPVAYIVCPKHNYSWLVTELYEHDPNLAFGLSQFSKINTRARNLPTPKFGLFSLNDIDNLVNSGGQILNNLGFTTGDKISVFKSIADELGFLVANEEGFSTHFRKYRLE; encoded by the coding sequence ATGCTGGTAGTCACAGATAAGGAGCGAGGTATGGAGCTGTTTACACCAGACCAGTATGAGCAGCTAATCTTTAATGGTAAGTCTGGGCAAGCTCATTTGGATGTCATACCTGTCGCTTATATCGTATGCCCAAAACACAATTATAGCTGGCTGGTTACAGAATTATATGAGCATGATCCTAATTTGGCATTTGGCTTGTCGCAATTCAGTAAAATAAATACCCGTGCCCGTAATCTACCAACCCCTAAGTTTGGGCTATTCAGTCTCAATGACATTGACAACTTAGTAAACAGTGGCGGACAAATACTCAATAATTTGGGATTTACCACAGGCGATAAAATATCAGTATTTAAAAGCATTGCCGATGAACTTGGTTTTCTTGTGGCCAATGAAGAAGGTTTTTCTACTCATTTTAGGAAATATAGGCTTGAATAA
- a CDS encoding helix-turn-helix domain-containing protein gives MNVICLEEPALFQLVEIVVSRLQSPNEQPYKKWIPPQEAMQLLNIKSKTSLQTLRDTGKIRFSQPQRKVILYDRDSINEYLEKNAVNTF, from the coding sequence ATGAACGTTATTTGTCTTGAAGAGCCTGCACTATTTCAACTCGTAGAAATTGTCGTGAGCAGGTTACAATCCCCCAACGAGCAACCATACAAGAAATGGATACCTCCCCAGGAGGCTATGCAGTTACTCAATATTAAAAGCAAAACAAGTTTACAGACATTACGTGATACTGGAAAAATTAGATTTAGCCAGCCTCAGAGAAAAGTTATTCTGTATGACCGGGATTCTATCAACGAATATTTAGAAAAAAACGCCGTAAACACCTTTTAA
- a CDS encoding lipocalin family protein produces MKRIIKLMTFCALLASCSKENTTTPSNPNPTPEKTPSELLKGTWKIESSVSNEAGNPSTLPDCSKDNLVTFNADGTMLADEGAVKCDSMDAQTSTGTWKMTSYPTLEFKQDATTEFTVVKVIQLDETYLKYEMPVDTRIYTLTWKRK; encoded by the coding sequence ATGAAACGGATAATCAAATTAATGACATTTTGTGCCTTACTAGCATCCTGCTCTAAGGAGAATACCACAACACCGAGCAACCCAAACCCGACACCAGAAAAAACACCTTCGGAATTATTAAAGGGAACTTGGAAGATTGAATCCTCTGTTAGTAATGAAGCGGGCAATCCAAGTACATTACCTGATTGTTCTAAGGATAATCTTGTTACATTCAATGCGGACGGAACAATGCTTGCCGATGAAGGTGCTGTAAAGTGCGATAGCATGGATGCACAAACAAGCACAGGTACATGGAAAATGACAAGCTACCCTACATTGGAATTTAAACAGGATGCCACTACAGAATTTACAGTAGTTAAAGTTATTCAATTAGACGAAACGTATCTTAAATATGAAATGCCAGTTGATACTCGTATATATACGCTGACATGGAAAAGAAAATAG
- a CDS encoding recombinase family protein codes for MRKAVAYYRVSTERQGHSGLGLEAQKKSVTDFIKVNDYLLDKEFIEIESGKKASRPILAKALRRCKATNATLLIAKLDRLARNVKFISTLMESRVDFKAVDNPYAEDLIIHIMAAFAQHERVQISKRTTAALRAAKARGVKLGKHGRDVLSKKNHREADCFAEKMKPIIEQIQTNGIRTIRGITGELNRLKVTTYRNKKWHPNTVHNLIKRIKRLNIKN; via the coding sequence ATGAGAAAAGCCGTAGCGTATTATCGGGTATCTACCGAAAGACAAGGACATAGTGGCTTAGGGCTGGAAGCACAAAAGAAGTCTGTTACAGACTTCATTAAGGTAAACGACTATTTGTTAGATAAAGAGTTCATTGAAATTGAGTCAGGGAAAAAGGCAAGCAGACCAATACTTGCTAAGGCACTCAGAAGATGTAAGGCAACTAATGCCACACTTTTAATTGCCAAGCTGGACAGATTAGCCAGGAATGTAAAGTTCATATCTACATTGATGGAATCAAGAGTTGATTTCAAAGCTGTTGATAACCCTTATGCAGAAGATTTGATAATACATATCATGGCTGCATTTGCTCAACATGAACGTGTACAGATTAGCAAAAGAACAACCGCAGCACTAAGAGCCGCAAAGGCAAGAGGTGTAAAGTTAGGTAAACATGGTCGTGATGTGTTGTCAAAAAAAAATCACCGTGAAGCAGATTGCTTCGCTGAAAAGATGAAACCAATAATAGAACAAATACAAACAAATGGGATTAGGACAATCAGAGGGATTACAGGAGAACTAAATCGGCTAAAAGTGACAACCTATAGAAATAAGAAGTGGCATCCTAATACAGTGCATAACCTTATTAAAAGAATAAAAAGGCTAAACATTAAAAACTAA